A genome region from Hevea brasiliensis isolate MT/VB/25A 57/8 chromosome 9, ASM3005281v1, whole genome shotgun sequence includes the following:
- the LOC131182862 gene encoding uncharacterized protein LOC131182862, with product MKKPPAGVYELDAMSMFNAKFDALTRKMDKLSMKVDSSIGGSSHTEDVGAGNMHCINDFPSYGQEFGNEQVDFVGNYNQKPVGNPFSATYNPAWRNHPNFSWGGRQGQQQNYQQPPNFQQQQQNFQQNRVPPRFPPQRNQNAPIPQPPVQSSDQDSILKSMEANKKKEVEKEEVEKYVPPPPYKPPLPYPQRFQKAKQDKQFEKFLKVLKKLYINIPFTDAIFQMPSYAKFLKEILSNKKKLEDYETVALTEECNAILHNKLPPKLKDPGSFSISCHIGETSIEKALCDLGASVSLMPLSICEKLKVGDLKSTTISLQLADRSIKYPVGILENMPLKVGNFFILVDFVVLEMEDVRTPIILGRPFLATAGANIDVKNGKLKLKVGEEEIEFNLFQDSKESTVVNSYYRVDVIENDIRIEDIKLEGSQITLHSQCNQHTVRKKKSPLPLPFDKNETPRVKLKAPSK from the exons atgaagaagCCACCAGCTGGTGTATATGAATTAGATGCCATGAGTatgttcaatgccaaatttgatgctttgACGAGAAAAATGGATAAGTTAAGCATGAAGGTTGACTCATCAATTGGAGGATCTAGTCATACAGAAGATGTTGGTGCGGGAAATATGCATTGTATCAATGATTTTCCTTCCTATGGGCAAGAGTTTGGAAATGAGCAAGTTGATTTTGTTGGGAATTACAATCAGAAACCAGTTGGTAATCCTTTTTCTGCTACATATAATCCAGCATGGAGGAACCACCCTAACTTTTCTTGGGGAGGTCGACAAGGGCAGCAACAGAATTATCAACAACCTCCTAATTTTCAGCAACAACAGCAGAATTTTCAGCAAAACAGAGTACCACCTAGATTTCCACCACAAAGGAATCAAAATGCACCTATTCCACAACCACCAGTTCAGTCTTCAGACCAAGATTCAATTTTGAAGTCTATG GAAGCAAACAAGAAGAAGGAAGTTGAAAAAGAAGAAGTGGAAAAGTATGTGCCTCCACCACCATACAAGCCACCATTGCCATATCCTcaaaggtttcagaaagcaaagCAAGATAAGCAGTTTGAGAAATTTTTGAAAGTTTTGAAGAAGTTATACATAAACATTCCATTTACAGATGCAATTTTTCAAATGCCCTCATATGCTAAGTTCCTAAAGGAAATATTGTCAAACAAGAAAAAATTGGAGGATTATGAAACTGTTGCACTTACTGAAGAATGCAATGCTATATTGCATAATAAACTTCCCCCTAAGCTTAAAGATCCAGGAAGTTTCTCTATTTCATGTCACATTGGAGAGACAAGTATTGAAAAGGCATTGTGTGATCTTGGAGCTAGTGTAAGTTTGATGCCACTCTCCATTTGTGAAAAGTTGAAGGTAGGAGATTTGAAGTCCACCACCATTTCTTTGCAACTAGCTGATAGATCTATCAAATATCCAGTGGGAATTTTGGAGAATATGCCATTAAAAGTTGGAAATTTTTTTATTCTTGTGGATTTTGTGGTTCTAGAGATGGAGGATGTAAGAACACCCATTATACTTGGAAGACCATTTTTAGCTACTGCAGGAGCTAATATAGATGTGAAGAATGGGAAATTAAAGTTGAAGGTAGGAGAAGAGGAAATAGAATTCAATCTATTCCAAGATTCCAAGGAATCAACTGTGGTAAATTCGTACTATAGGGTGGATGTTATAGAAAATGATATTAGAATAGAAGATATTAAGTTGGAGGGAAGTCAAATTACTCTTCATTCTCAGTGTAATCAGCATACAGTGCGAAAGAAAAAGTCTCCTTTGCCACTTCCTTTTGATAAGAATGAAACTCCAAGAGTAAAACTTAAGGCTCCATCTAAATAA